The following is a genomic window from Vibrio cyclitrophicus.
AGCCTGATTTAGCACTGCTTGTTGATGGTCTGCAGGCTGAGCGTGAGCAAGGCATTACGATCGATGTAGCGTACCGCTACTTCTCGACGCAAAAACGTAAGTTCATTATTGCTGATACTCCAGGGCATGAGCAGTACACGCGCAACATGGCAACAGGCGCTTCAACGTGTGATCTGGCTGTGATCTTGATTGATGCTCGTAAGGGCGTATTGGATCAAACGCGTCGTCATTCGTTTATCTCCAATCTACTTGGTCTGAAGCATTTCATTGTAGCAGTCAACAAGATGGATCTAGTGGATTATGCACAAGATCGTTTTGAAGAGATTCGCGATGAGTACCTAGAATTTGCTGAAAACCTAGAAGGCGAAACCAATATTCAAATCCTGCCTGTTTCTGCGCTTGAAGGCATTAACGTTGCAGCGCCAAGCAAAGAGCTTGCATGGTTCGAAGGCCCGTCTCTATTAGAAGTGCTAGAGAATGTAGACATTGACCAAAAACGCTCTGCAGGTGAATTCCGATTCCCTGTGCAGTATGTGAACCGTCCTAATTTAGACTTCCGCGGATTTGCTGGCACCGTTGCTTCTGGACGTGTGAGTGTGGGTGACGAGATCAAGGCGCTTCCATCTGGCAAGACCTCTAAAGTTGCACGCATTGTGACTTTTGATGGCGATTTGGAATCTGCACAAGCGGGATTGGCGGTAACGTTGACCCTTGAAGATGAGATCGATATCAGTCGTGGTGATTTGATTGTGTTGGAAAACGCGCAAATTGAATCCACTAACCATGTATTGGCAGATATCGTGTGGATGACTGAACAACCCCTGAAACCAGGTAAAGCTTACGACATCAAAATCGCGGGCAAGAAAACGGTTGGTCAGGTTGAAGTAGTTCGTCATCAGTATGACATCAATAATTTGTCGACCTATGAAGTGGATGAGCTGCCACTGAATGGTATTGGTTTATGTGAATGGTCATTGAACGAAACTGTTGCGCTGGATAAATATCGTGAAAGTGCCGATACCGGTGGTTTTATTGTTATTGACCGTCTTACCAACGTAACGGTTGGTGCAGGTTTGATTCGAGATCGTTTGGACTCTGTTGAACAGCAAGTAGGTAGCTTCTCTGCATTTGAACTTGAGTTCAACGCATTGGTTCGTAAACACTTCCCTCATTGGGATGCCAAGGATTTAAGCCAGTTACTGAAGTCATAAACGACAAGTAATTGCTCATTGAATCAATGGTGTAAGGCGGAAACTCATCGTTTCCGCCATAAAGGACGTGTATATGTGGCAACAAGGATTTGTATTAGCGATTTTGCTCGGCATTGTTACTTGCCTGCTCGTTACCCGAATTAAGCCTAGTTTTATCTTTGCTGGTGCAGCGTTTATTGCTTTTATGGCAGGCATGATAGATCTGTCGAGCTTAGCGAGTAATTTCACGAATTCTTCGCTACTGACTTTAATTCTTCTTATCCTCGCATCAAGTGCGTTGGAGAAAACTCGCTTGATCAGCTGGGTTAGCCGCAATATTTCTGAAGGCCGGCTAGGCACCGTGGTCGCGAAGTTGGGTATTTCCACAGCGTTACTTTCTTCTTTTACTAATAATACGGCGGTGGTTGTCTCTTTGATCGGCGCAATCAAACGCAATCAACAACACGCGCCATCTAAACTGCTTATCCCTCTGTCATACGCTGCCATTTTAGGTGGAACCCTGACATTGATCGGCACCTCAACCAACTTGATCATTAATAGCTTTGTTGAAGATGCAGGACTGCCGAGTTTAAACTTTTTCACGCCAACTTTGATCGGTTTAGCTGTTTTGGTCGGTGGGGTATTGATCCTTATTCCTCTGAGTTACTTTTTACCTAGCTACGATGATGGATCGCAGGACGACCTTCCGTATTTTCTTGAAGCAAGGGTTGAGCCCGGCTCACCGTTAGTTGGTCGCAGTGTCAGTGAAAACAACCTTAGAGCGCTGAGAAAACTGTTCTTAGCCGAAGTTATTAGAGACGGGAAAACTACGGCGTCTATTGACCCTGATTTTATTCTCCAAGCTCGTGATCGACTGCTGTTTTGTGGTGATGTTGAGAGCGTAGCGACATTACAAGAGATTCAAGGGCTAACCTTGTTTGGTCAACACCACCTTAACGGACAAAGCTTTGTTGAAGTAGTGGTGAGCTCATCGGCAAGCTTCTGTAATAAAACACTGAAAACTAGTCAATTTAGAGACCGCTTCGATGCAGTTGTGGTTGCCATTCGCCGTGGGCATGAACGCCTTGAAGGTGGGTTAGGGAATATCACATTAACCGCAGGTGATACCTTGATTTTGGTTCCCGGAAAACGCTTTGAAGAGCAGCGTCAGCAGCATAACAAAGAGTTTGTGCTGATGAATGACTTGGACTCAAGTGCCAAGCTTGATGCAGATAAATCGACGTTCGTGTTGCTCGGTTTTGCCAGTGTGATTGGTTTAGCCCTTGCTGACGTGGTGCCGATTATCAAAGGACTAGCAGGTTTCTTACTATTGCTGGTGGCATTTGGTGTGGTGCAGCTGGGTGAGCTTCGTCGTCGTTTTCCGGTTGATATTGTGGTGATAGTGGGCTCTGCTCTTTCTATTGCTCAACTGATGATTTCATCTGGGCTATCTGAGCGTATGGGGCTGATGTTCATAGAAGCCTTCAATGGGTGGGGCGTGTTTGGTGCGTTAGTCGCGACCTACTTTATGACGTTGGTTCTTACAGAGCTGGTGACCAATAATGCGGCAGCAGCACTCTCGTTTCCGATTGGTTACAGTATGGCAGTAGGTTATGGAGTTGATCCTATGCCGTTTATTATGGCGGTTCTGTTTGGTGCCAGCGCCAGCTTTATTTCGCCATACGGCTACCAAACCAATTTACTTGTTTATAGCGTAGGTAATTACCGTCTCACGGATTATCTACGTATCGGTATCCCAATCTCGATTGTTTATTCGGGCTTGGTATTGACCCTAATTCCTTATTTTTTTCCATTTTAATGCTGTTTATTTAAAGGACTATTTATGACCGCAGTACTCAAACCAAAAGATGAGAATGTTGTGTGGCATCAACATTCGATTGATAAAGCATTTCGCTCTGATCTTAAATCACAAAAGCCAGCTGTGCTCTGGTTCACGGGGTTATCTGGTTCTGGGAAGTCGACAGTCGCTGGAGCATTAGAAAATCGCCTAGCACAGCTTGGTTATCATACCTACTTATTGGATGGTGATAATGTTCGTCACGGATTGTGTAGTGATTTGGGGTTCTCTGAGCAAGATCGTAGAGAGAATATCCGACGTATTGGTGAGCTGGCTAAATTGATGGCGGATGCAGGTTTAATTGTACTGTCTGCTTTTATTTCTCCTCATCAAGCGGAGAGACAGTTAGTGCGAGACCTGCTACCGGAAGGCGAGTTTTTAGAGGTGTTTGTTAACACGCCGCTCGAGGTGTGCGAGCAGCGCGACCCTAAAGGCTTGTATAAAAAAGCACGTGCTGGAGAAATCCCGAATTTCACGGGCATTAGCTCTGCTTATGAAGCCCCTCAGAACCCAGAAATCGATCTACCGGCAGGTGAGAAGACACTCGATGAACTGGTCGAATTGTGTATTGATGCGTTAGAGAAGCGTAATATTTTAGCCAATTAATAGGGTTGGTATGACTAAGGCTACCCATTTACTTATCTGCATATTTACGCTTTCATAAGTAATCCAGCTTGGGTTTATCGAGACACGAAACCTATCTACTAGATTTCTATTCCTCTCAATAATCGTCACTTTTTATATTGTCTATTGCTTACACCGTCTATTGTCTAGACGGTGTAGTTTACGGTGCTTTTAACTTCTGTTTGTACCGTAAATTTTTGGCTTAATAAAGCAATAAGTTGGTCGTAGTACTGCCCATTGGGTTTATTCCCAAGCAAGGCGCACAGCTCATTTCCAGTAGGACTGAATCGGTAGTAAATCAGCTTCACCCCTTTTGACAACGGTGCCAGTGACATACCTTTCCCTTGATAGGTTAGGTGCAAGGCTGGATCGAAATCAATCTCCCCAGACTCTAGCTCAGTCCCCAGAATAATCCCGAGTTCAATCAGATGTAATAGGCTTGAATAGGGTAGGTTATGCCCACCAAGGTTAATGGTATTGGTGGTGTCTCTTTTGCCAAAGCTGAATATCCCTGCATGGTTTTTGAAACCGAGTAATAGCTTCCTGCTGTTATCACTACCAAAACTACAACCCAGTGACGCTGCTCGTTGCAGGGTGAGCGCTTCTTTTGGTGTCATGTCTTTTAAGATCTGAAGCGCCTTCATCGACGTCGATCCTGGGTTGGTGACTTCTCGTTTCAGTACTTGAGCCCATAGCCTCTGCATCGATGTATTGTGGATCTCTTGTGCCATATCGAAGAAACGGTATAGCCAGTCCTGATCAGGGTCTCCAGCCGCTTCATCCTTACATGAAGAGTGTGCCAACTTTAGAATCTGCTCTAGGTTCTTTTGACGCTGCTCTCTACGTTTTTTTTCTCGTAACAGTGCCCGCTCGATAAGTGTACTTTCACTTTTATCAGTTGGTTTTGCACTATGGCTGATTAAGGAATCTAAACCGAAGCTTTGTGCGATGTGCAACATTCTGCTGGCACTGTCGGCAATGTGAGGCTTTTTTTCATGCTTATGCTGGGTATTGCTAGCATGTTCGATGATTACTGGCTGTTTGGTTTCTGACATAAGAGTACCGTTACGAGACGACTTAACTGTCTAAAATGTAACTCTTTATCTTAATGGTGGCTAGATTTTGCGTGCAGAGTTGAAGACTTCAACAAAATTTTACTTTTGCTAATGATAATAAAATGTTAAATTTGTTGTAATTCTCAAGGAGGAGTTATGAATCAAGTCAATGATAACAAGCTGAAGAAACAGCTTGGCATAGGGCTATTACTCGTTACATATGTCGCTGTGCTAGCTTATTTATCTGATTACATCGCGTAAGTTAGATAAACAACATCGTTATTAAACTGTTATTGAATAAGATCATTTGTTCAGTGACGGTAGCTCATCCATGAGCCACCCTTCTAATGACTACATGTCGTCGTATTCTTCAATCGCTGTACCTTCAATAAGATAACCTGTTTGCGCTAATTCGTGGCTGATCGACTCTGTTTTCAGCGTGCCTACTAAATAGATCACATCCCATAATTGCTGTATTGGTGCTCCTTGTGGGAATTTCACGTAGATGATTTGGTTTGGTGGCGGTGGTGGTACGTGGATACATGCGCCAAAGTACGGTACCAGTAGAAATTCTGTGATCATGTTCTCATCACCCTCCAATGGAATGACAAAACCAGGAATCTTCACTGTGCTGCCATTCAACTCGGGGCGAACAGTACCAATTGTCGATTGTTGAGGTTTGTCCATACTGTCGTGGTTAACTATCGGCATGCCAAATGAGTCTAGTTGTGCTCGCTCTGATTCTGGAATTAAGTCAATCCAATCGAGTGTTAATACCGATTCGTCAGTCTGAGTTGTGTCAGCGTGAGCTGTGCTGATAAATGGAAACAAAAGCAGTCCAAGTATCAGTAGGAATTTGCGTTGCATTGTAGGTTCCTAATTTAGATTCGAATAGTCATGCCATCAGACAATGACTGACGGTAAGCCCGGAAAGCGGGAATAAAGCCGATAATAATACCTGCAATTTGAACCAACATAAGTAGTTTCCATTCATGAGGTGTGATTGCGGATATCGATATGTTGATACCATAACTTTGTTGCACAATTGGAGCAACTACTGCGATCAGTGCAAACAAGAGTGCGACACCTAAGGTTATGCCAAGGAAGGTTAGGGCACTAGCTTCACTAATCAGCAAACCAAAAACATGTCGAGGCCTTGCTCCCATTGCTCGGAGGATGGCCATTTCTCTACGTCGCTCTTGTAAGCTAGTGAGTAGGCTACTCAGCATACCCAATAATCCAGCAACGACAACAAACCCTGACACAATCAGCAGTGCTTGTTCAGCAACGGCCATCATGCCCCACAATTCATGCAATGCAATGCCCGGCATAATTGCGCTCAAAGGTTCTTGACGGTAGTTATTGATTTCTCGTTGCAGTGCAAAGGTTTGAATCTTCGAGTTTAGCCCCAGCATCATTGCGGTAATTTGTTTAGGCTGGAAGTCACGTTGCTTCAATACTTCAGCGTTCGGTGTATGCCCTAGATTTGCTCCAGATTCCCAGCCGACATGAATTGCTTCAATGGCTTCTAATGAAACGTGCACGGTTTTGTCTACTGGCGTTCCAGTTGGAGAAAGTATTCCTACGATAGTGAAAGGCAGGTTATCGTGTCGGCTGAAGGCGACGTCGCTGATGCCATGAGCAAGAATGATATTATCACCGATCTTGTAATCTAATTTTTTCGCGACATCAGCACCAATCACAACATCAAATAGCTCTTCGAACTCTTTGCCTTTTTGAAAAGTAAGTGGCTGCTTACTTCCATAGCGATAATTCACGAAGTAGCTATGGTTGGTGCCCATTACGCGGAAGCCTTTATGTGAATCACCCAATGAGATTGGTATGGCCCACTTTACAGCGTTGTGCTGGCTAAATTCTTCATAGCTTTTCCAGTCGATGTTGTTGGTGGCATTGCCGATTCTAAATACCGAATAAAGCAGTAGGTTGACCTGACCGGATCGACCTCCGACAATAAGATCAGTGCCTGAAATCGTATTAGCAAAGCTGCTCTTAGCTTCGGTTCTTACACGTTCCACACCGAGTAATAGAATGACTGACACCGCTACGGTAAGAATCGTCAGAATGGCTGTGGCTTTACGGTTGAGTACGCTTTTTAGGGCTAAGTGAGTAATTACTTTCATACGACAACCTTAGCTTGATTAACGGTTTTTAAATCTATGGTTCGAGTGAACAGTTTCTCTAATGTCGGATCGTGACTAACAAAGATGAGAGTGGAACCTGCTTGGTTCGCTTGTTCTAGTAACAACTCGATAAAGGCTTCTCGGTTGTTATGATCCAGAGCCGATGTCGGTTCGTCGGCAATGATGATTTTAGGTTGGCCTATCAAGGCTCGAGCTGCAGCGACACGTTGCTGTTGGCCTATACTCAACTCAGTAACGGGTTTATCCATCAAGGCTTGAGGCAGCTTTAGTCTGATCAACAATTCTTGAGCGGTTGCTTGTAGGCTGTTCTGACTTTCAATGACTTGCTGTCTACGAATTTTTGAAAATTGGCAAGGAAGTGTCACATTGTCGATTACTGATAAGTAAGGCAGTAGATTAAATTGTTGGAATATATAACCGATATGATCGGCTCTAAACTTATCCCTCTGACGTGGTGTCAATTGGGTAAGGTCTTGGCCTAAGATAGACACTTCGCCTTGTTGCGCTTGGTTTATCCCCGTAAGTAACCCTAACAGTGTTGATTTACCACAACCACTTGGCCCCTTAATAAAAAGGTGCTCTTTAGGTTGAATATGTAATGAAGGTATTTCTAACGTTGGGGGTAATTCAGGTTTCCAACGAAAACTGATATTTTCTAGTTTGACCACAAGTGATGAACTGTCAAAAGACATACTAGCTCCAATATTTAAAGCGGTGTCTCTTCTGGACAGTCTAAAAGACAATTAATTCCCCAAGTACACCGGTTTTAACAACCAAGTAAGTGAATACTTACTTGGTTGTTTATCTACGCAAAATCTATCGAATTCTTATTAGAATCGGAAGCTAACACGTTCTGCATTAAGAACTTCTTGCGTTTGAACACTATCTGTCAGTAAGTTCACGGTCATTGACTTTGTATTACTGAATTTCGAGAACCATTGGGTATTAACAGTATTCAGATTAGCAATATCTGAACATTGGTAGTGGTACTCGGCTGTAAATTCACCGTGGCCGCCTTCTGAGTGGTCATGGCCTTCATGGCCTTCATGGTCATCATGATCGTGTTCTGCATGGTCATGGCCTTCGTGGTCATCATGATCGTGTTCTGCATGGTCATGGCCTTCGTGGTCATCATGATCATGTTCTGCATGGTCATGGCCTTCGTGGTCATCATGATCGTGTTCTGCATGGTCATGGCCTTCGTGGTCATCATGATCATGTTCTGCATGGTCATGGCCTTCGTGGTCATCATGATCGTGTTCCGCGTGGTCATGGCCTTCATGGTCATCATGATCGCCTTCCAGTGTGTTAGTCACTGACTTGAACTTCAGCGTACAGCTAGTGTTATTGAAACCAAATAGCTCTTCTGGCTTGTTTAATTGTGCGATAGCTTGCTCAAACAAAGCTTTCTGCTCTGCAGTTTTTGGAGCATGTTCAAAGCCAACCACATCAGCGCCTGGAGCCGTCACTTCAACAAGCAGTTCTTGCCCATCTTGAGCTATGTTCACTTCAACTTTACCGTGCACATGTGCTTCGTGAGAGCGGAATTCTTCGTTTGCTAAAACGTTCGTAGACACAGCCATGCCGATAACAACGGCTAAAATAGTAGGTTTCATGTTTTTTTCCTGAATAAAGGTTAATTAAAAAGTAATGGTAATTAAGCGATCTTTACAGGAGGTGAGCGTGCTAAATAGGCAAAATATAAGCGCTGTAACGAAATTATTGACTCTGTGGTAGCGACAGTAAACTCTGAAGGGAACTCTGGAACCTGTGGAAGTGAGTGCGCCGTGATGAATTGGTTTATCGAAAACAGTTCACAGTGGTGTGAAGTATGATGCCCTGGATCAGAGTCTACCATATGTGTGGCTGCTAATACGCTGAGCAAGAGCATCAGCCCGAGCAAAAAGCCTATTTTGCGTTTCACATTGTTAGGTGTGTTTTGCCACATGAAGATGATTTACCACAGAATTAAAAAAGGATACTGTTATAATATAACAATATCCTTTGGTTAGGTCTCGAAAAAGACGCGAATATCTGATTAAAGACTCGCTTTAATCAGCTCAATGACTTGAGTGACTTCAGTTTCGTTAAGTGCGCCTTCTTTAACAAACAAGATTTTACCTTGCTTGTCCTGAACGATAATCGCTGAGCTCTCTTCTTTTAGAGCCCATGATGACGCTACCGTTCCGTCTTCATCTAGCACCATCGAAGACCATGGAAATTCTTCTTTACTGCTTTCTGCTGACGATTTAACAAAAGACCCAGTACCCCAAATGGCATCATCTTGGTTGATGATTGTGGTGGTTTGGTAGCTGTCTTCTGAGAATTTCGATGCTGTAATTGCAGCCATCAGTGGTGCGTTTAGCTCTTTAGAGCTGCTACGACCAGCGATAGCTTGAACGACGCGAACTTTTCCTAGGAGCTCATTGGTTGCCCAAGTTTGATATCCTGTTTTACCGTCGTTTATGACAATTTCACCATAATTGCTAACATCGACAGCAGGCAGAGAAGAGCCTACAGATAGATTGTGAGCGTTGGCGAGGAGTGGAGAGGCTGCGGCTAAAAAAGCCAGTAGAGTTTTGTTTTTCATTATATTTTTGTTCCGCTTATTGGTTTGCATTGGAAGTATAATATGAAATCTGAAAAATGCCTCTTTAACTTTTTTATCGTACGGTGTAGAAACAAGTTGCGGGCTTGTTACTAAAAGGTATAATGCGACAGTATCAGGGTAAACAATAGATTATCTTGCTGTTAGCTAACGGATTTAGCAATGAGATGTGCTTTGAATAAGGCTTTGTTCAGAGATGCAGCAGTTGTACTCAAATGGAATTGAGGTTGTATTATGTTAAGAGAGTTTTCTACTTACCGTCCACATCAGGTGGCGCGTTTCGTTAAAGTCCTATTCAAAGGCCAGTTTGCTATTGAAGGTATCGGCGAGTTTCGCTTCGACCAAGGCAAGGTGCTTCTCCCTGAAGTTTCAGATAAACAAAAATTGATTATTTTTAAAGAAGTTAATGGCACGATAGCTGCGCTGCCCGTGTAACTTAACTTCGTTTATTGTCGTACCTAAAACATGCTAACAATTAAAAAGGGCTTCGTTAATGAAGCCCTTTTTAATGCGAGTCGTTCTAGTTTTATATCCGGTTATACTTTATTGCGGTGGGAAACAAACACCTGTTCCAC
Proteins encoded in this region:
- the cysN gene encoding sulfate adenylyltransferase subunit CysN, whose protein sequence is MNSAVEAELAELGIEGYLSQHQHKSMLRFLTCGSVDDGKSTLIGRLLHDTKQIYEDQLAAVHSDSQRVGTTGEKPDLALLVDGLQAEREQGITIDVAYRYFSTQKRKFIIADTPGHEQYTRNMATGASTCDLAVILIDARKGVLDQTRRHSFISNLLGLKHFIVAVNKMDLVDYAQDRFEEIRDEYLEFAENLEGETNIQILPVSALEGINVAAPSKELAWFEGPSLLEVLENVDIDQKRSAGEFRFPVQYVNRPNLDFRGFAGTVASGRVSVGDEIKALPSGKTSKVARIVTFDGDLESAQAGLAVTLTLEDEIDISRGDLIVLENAQIESTNHVLADIVWMTEQPLKPGKAYDIKIAGKKTVGQVEVVRHQYDINNLSTYEVDELPLNGIGLCEWSLNETVALDKYRESADTGGFIVIDRLTNVTVGAGLIRDRLDSVEQQVGSFSAFELEFNALVRKHFPHWDAKDLSQLLKS
- a CDS encoding YtfJ family protein, translating into MKNKTLLAFLAAASPLLANAHNLSVGSSLPAVDVSNYGEIVINDGKTGYQTWATNELLGKVRVVQAIAGRSSSKELNAPLMAAITASKFSEDSYQTTTIINQDDAIWGTGSFVKSSAESSKEEFPWSSMVLDEDGTVASSWALKEESSAIIVQDKQGKILFVKEGALNETEVTQVIELIKASL
- a CDS encoding ABC transporter ATP-binding protein, with the protein product MSFDSSSLVVKLENISFRWKPELPPTLEIPSLHIQPKEHLFIKGPSGCGKSTLLGLLTGINQAQQGEVSILGQDLTQLTPRQRDKFRADHIGYIFQQFNLLPYLSVIDNVTLPCQFSKIRRQQVIESQNSLQATAQELLIRLKLPQALMDKPVTELSIGQQQRVAAARALIGQPKIIIADEPTSALDHNNREAFIELLLEQANQAGSTLIFVSHDPTLEKLFTRTIDLKTVNQAKVVV
- a CDS encoding DUF2607 family protein, with the translated sequence MWQNTPNNVKRKIGFLLGLMLLLSVLAATHMVDSDPGHHTSHHCELFSINQFITAHSLPQVPEFPSEFTVATTESIISLQRLYFAYLARSPPVKIA
- a CDS encoding DUF1107 family protein, which produces MLREFSTYRPHQVARFVKVLFKGQFAIEGIGEFRFDQGKVLLPEVSDKQKLIIFKEVNGTIAALPV
- a CDS encoding ABC transporter permease, with translation MKVITHLALKSVLNRKATAILTILTVAVSVILLLGVERVRTEAKSSFANTISGTDLIVGGRSGQVNLLLYSVFRIGNATNNIDWKSYEEFSQHNAVKWAIPISLGDSHKGFRVMGTNHSYFVNYRYGSKQPLTFQKGKEFEELFDVVIGADVAKKLDYKIGDNIILAHGISDVAFSRHDNLPFTIVGILSPTGTPVDKTVHVSLEAIEAIHVGWESGANLGHTPNAEVLKQRDFQPKQITAMMLGLNSKIQTFALQREINNYRQEPLSAIMPGIALHELWGMMAVAEQALLIVSGFVVVAGLLGMLSSLLTSLQERRREMAILRAMGARPRHVFGLLISEASALTFLGITLGVALLFALIAVVAPIVQQSYGINISISAITPHEWKLLMLVQIAGIIIGFIPAFRAYRQSLSDGMTIRI
- a CDS encoding TIGR03899 family protein, which encodes MSETKQPVIIEHASNTQHKHEKKPHIADSASRMLHIAQSFGLDSLISHSAKPTDKSESTLIERALLREKKRREQRQKNLEQILKLAHSSCKDEAAGDPDQDWLYRFFDMAQEIHNTSMQRLWAQVLKREVTNPGSTSMKALQILKDMTPKEALTLQRAASLGCSFGSDNSRKLLLGFKNHAGIFSFGKRDTTNTINLGGHNLPYSSLLHLIELGIILGTELESGEIDFDPALHLTYQGKGMSLAPLSKGVKLIYYRFSPTGNELCALLGNKPNGQYYDQLIALLSQKFTVQTEVKSTVNYTV
- a CDS encoding SLC13 family permease translates to MWQQGFVLAILLGIVTCLLVTRIKPSFIFAGAAFIAFMAGMIDLSSLASNFTNSSLLTLILLILASSALEKTRLISWVSRNISEGRLGTVVAKLGISTALLSSFTNNTAVVVSLIGAIKRNQQHAPSKLLIPLSYAAILGGTLTLIGTSTNLIINSFVEDAGLPSLNFFTPTLIGLAVLVGGVLILIPLSYFLPSYDDGSQDDLPYFLEARVEPGSPLVGRSVSENNLRALRKLFLAEVIRDGKTTASIDPDFILQARDRLLFCGDVESVATLQEIQGLTLFGQHHLNGQSFVEVVVSSSASFCNKTLKTSQFRDRFDAVVVAIRRGHERLEGGLGNITLTAGDTLILVPGKRFEEQRQQHNKEFVLMNDLDSSAKLDADKSTFVLLGFASVIGLALADVVPIIKGLAGFLLLLVAFGVVQLGELRRRFPVDIVVIVGSALSIAQLMISSGLSERMGLMFIEAFNGWGVFGALVATYFMTLVLTELVTNNAAAALSFPIGYSMAVGYGVDPMPFIMAVLFGASASFISPYGYQTNLLVYSVGNYRLTDYLRIGIPISIVYSGLVLTLIPYFFPF
- the zrgA gene encoding zinc uptake protein ZrgA, with protein sequence MKPTILAVVIGMAVSTNVLANEEFRSHEAHVHGKVEVNIAQDGQELLVEVTAPGADVVGFEHAPKTAEQKALFEQAIAQLNKPEELFGFNNTSCTLKFKSVTNTLEGDHDDHEGHDHAEHDHDDHEGHDHAEHDHDDHEGHDHAEHDHDDHEGHDHAEHDHDDHEGHDHAEHDHDDHEGHDHAEHDHDDHEGHEGHDHSEGGHGEFTAEYHYQCSDIANLNTVNTQWFSKFSNTKSMTVNLLTDSVQTQEVLNAERVSFRF
- a CDS encoding DUF3299 domain-containing protein, with amino-acid sequence MQRKFLLILGLLLFPFISTAHADTTQTDESVLTLDWIDLIPESERAQLDSFGMPIVNHDSMDKPQQSTIGTVRPELNGSTVKIPGFVIPLEGDENMITEFLLVPYFGACIHVPPPPPNQIIYVKFPQGAPIQQLWDVIYLVGTLKTESISHELAQTGYLIEGTAIEEYDDM
- the cysC gene encoding adenylyl-sulfate kinase encodes the protein MTAVLKPKDENVVWHQHSIDKAFRSDLKSQKPAVLWFTGLSGSGKSTVAGALENRLAQLGYHTYLLDGDNVRHGLCSDLGFSEQDRRENIRRIGELAKLMADAGLIVLSAFISPHQAERQLVRDLLPEGEFLEVFVNTPLEVCEQRDPKGLYKKARAGEIPNFTGISSAYEAPQNPEIDLPAGEKTLDELVELCIDALEKRNILAN